The following are encoded in a window of Ictalurus punctatus breed USDA103 chromosome 13, Coco_2.0, whole genome shotgun sequence genomic DNA:
- the taok2b gene encoding serine/threonine-protein kinase TAO2 isoform X5 has translation MDLIARTKDAVRELDNLQYRKMKKILFQETHNGPAAEGTEEEEDVEQYMLRTGTVNSMESSHSLPSMSISASSQSSSVNSLADGSDDSGEMAMMQEGEHTVSSNSSVLHKPLSHDNIYDEPYQPEVDSQQQGPSGGGGGGGGGRRRRGRDHFATIRTASLVTRQIQEHEQGSALREQMTGYKRMRRQHQKQLMALENKLKSEMDEHQLRLDKELETQRNNFSSESDKFSKKHQAILEKEGKSASAEEKKFQQHILTQQKKELTTLLESQKRQYRQRKEQLKEELNENQSTPKREKQEWLVQQKECLQQHQAEEEAGLLRRQRQYYELQCRQYKRKMLLARHNLEQDLLREVTCGHIHTEPQNKVELNKKQTLKDLECAMLLRHHESTQELELRQLGLVQRTRAELIRTQHQSELTNQLEYNKRREQELRQKHAVEVRQQPKSLRVSERDGTESSGEGPDRNGEGIENSCSGLVEESTEEVFEGVEVEDGSMFCGEHTPSVEESAQEAKSVSVDESEKREREGLSGGRGDERSHLQPLDEHGREKEADGGTEEEMMFFEHAKGESIDDQCHDLGEENKEWQSEERVEEKGLGDQRLVEGLQWDKEDDASSETEIETEEEGEEGRGVADGCPSELIPSSSLEIPQRDELSEFYFPDTLEELEPPPIHPPPSSSSSQASIPSLFSHTICLVLSLSAAAKPSFPTLLFLSIFLLSLRRSPPLPSLASLVLSAELAFLALFFSYLFLRSLWSLSLSAFFSLVLWASGLFSMGLALSLGLYYVPLALISAFFLSSPSLFLSLYLLLVLVVRPVRVFFQNAPRKLSRFWVRLLFRLPKPLFTLCQSLAGGMAERSLFDMFPKAGRNCGGRHSRIPVPTRSLPTELQAKRESLVYIWVKRFARRPLGVLADLANSLVLRLANRILKELPPHYLSRLRALGLLREEKPSRLPRLLPREVREQKRRMRERRERERRRRAQEMMHREDGRWESGLRRTSSGRSTRGKIVPWR, from the exons ATGGATTTGATTGCTCGCACTAAAGATGctgtgagagagctggacaacCTACAGTACCGCAAAATGAAGAAGATACTCTTCCAGGAAACGCACAATGGTCCTGCTGCAGAGGgcactgaggaggaggag GATGTGGAGCAGTACATGCTGCGCACAGGCACGGTGAACAGCATGGAGAGCTCGCACTCCCTGCCCTCCATGTCGATCAGCGCCAGCTCACAGAGTTCTTCGGTGAACAGCCTAGCTGATGGCTCGGATGACAGTGGTGAGATGGCCATGATGCAGGAGGGAGAGCACACGGTTAGCTCCAACAGCTCCGTATTGCACAAACCACTG AGCCATGATAACATCTACGACGAGCCCTATCAGCCCGAGGTGGACTCTCAGCAACAGGGTCCGTCCGGAGGAGGAGGGGGCGGTGGAGGGGGTAGGCGACGTCGCGGCCGTGATCACTTTGCCACCATCCGCACGGCCTCACTGGTGACGCGTCAGATCCAGGAGCATGAGCAGGGTTCAGCACTTAGAGAGCAAATGACTGGCTACAAGCGTATGCGCCGCCAGCACCAGAAGCAGCTGATGGCCCTGGAGAACAAGCTGAAGTCTGAGATGGATGAGCACCAGCTGCGGCTGGACAAAGAGCTTGAGACGCAGAGGAACAACTTCAGCAGTGAGAGTGACAAGTTCAGCAAGAAGCACCAGGCCATACTGGAGAAAGAG GGTAAGAGTGCTTCAGCAGAGGAAAAGAAGTTCCAACAGCACATCTTGACTCAGCAGAAGAAAGAGCTTACTACTCTTCTTGAGTCTCAGAAACGCCAGTATCGACAACGCAAAGAGCAGCTCAAGGAG GAGCTGAATGAGAACCAATCCACACCAAAGCGGGAGAAGCAGGAGTGGCTGGTGCAGCAGAAGGAGTGTCTGCAGCAGCACCAGGCTGAGGAAGAGGCCGGCTTGCTGCGTCGCCAGAGACAGTATTATGAGCTGCAGTGCCGCCAGTACAAGAGGAAGATGCTGCTGGCCCGCCACAACTTGGAGCAGGATCTGCTCAGAGAGGTAACGTgtggacacatacacacagaaccTCAGAATAAAGTG GAACTCAATAAGAAACAGACACTGAAGGACCTGGAGTGTGCAATGCTGCTTCGGCACCACGAGTCCACACAGGAACTAGAGTTGCGTCAGCTGGGTCTGGTGCAAAGAACACGGGCAGAGTTGATTCGCACGCAGCACCAGAGTGAACTCACTAACCAGCTCGAGTACAACAAGCGGCGTGAACAAGAGTTGCGCCAGAAACACGCTGTCGAAGTCCGCCAGCAGCCAAAGAGCCTCAGAGTGAGTGAGCGTGATGGCACGGAGAGCAGTGGGGAGGGTCCTGACAGAAATGGGGAGGGGATCGAGAATTCATGCAGTGGGCTGGTTGAGGAAAGTACGGAAGAGGTTTTTGAGGGAGTTGAGGTGGAAGATGGGAGCATGTTCTGTGGAGAGCACACTCCATCTGTGGAAGAGAGTGCACAGGAGGCAAAGAGTGTGAGCGTTGATGAaagtgagaaaagagagagggagggtttGAGTGGTGGGAGGGGTGATGAAAGAAGCCATTTGCAGCCTTTAGATGAGCATGGCCGAGAGAAAGAGGCTGATGGAGGGACAGAAGAGGAGATGATGTTTTTTGAACATGCCAAAGGAGAGAGCATAGATGACCAGTGCCATGATTTGggggaagaaaataaagaatggCAGTCGGAAGAGAGAGTGGAGGAGAAAGGATTGGGGGACCAAAGACTAGTTGAAGGGCTGCAGTGGGATAAGGAGGATGATGCAAGTagtgagacagagatagagactgAGGAAGAGGGAGAAGAGGGTAGAGGCGTGGCTGATGGCTGTCCATCAGAGCTTATCCCTTCCTCTTCTCTTGAAATCCCTCAACGAGATGAGCTCTCCGAATTCTACTTCCCTGACACTCTAGAGGAACTGGAACCTCCTCCTATCCACCCTCCTCCCAGCAGCTCCAGTTCTCAAGCATCCATCCCTTCACTCTTTTCTCACACCATATGTCTtgtcctctccctctctgcagCAGCCAAACCATCCTTCCCaaccctcctcttcctctcgaTATTCCTTCTCTCCCTTCGccgctctcctcctcttccctccCTTGCATCTCTGGTTCTTTCAGCTGAGCTGGCCTTCCtggctctctttttctcttacCTATTCCTTCGCTCACTCTGGtcactttctctttctgcaTTCTTCTCACTCGTGCTCTGGGCATCGGGCCTGTTCAGCATGGGCCTGGCACTGAGTCTGGGCCTCTATTATGTTCCTTTGGCCCTGATCTCGGCTTTCTTCCTCAGCTcgccctcactcttcctgtctctctacTTATTGCTGGTGCTGGTGGTGCGTCCAGTGCGCGTCTTCTTTCAGAATGCACCTCGAAAGCTTTCCCGATTCTGGGTGCGTCTGCTTTTCCGTCTGCCAAAGCCACTGTTCACGCTGTGTCAGTCCCTCGCAGGTGGCATGGCTGAGCGCAGCCTCTTTGATATGTTCCCCAAAGCAGGACGTAATTGTGGTGGTAGGCACTCCCGCATACCTGTGCCTACCCGGAGCCTACCTACTGAGCTCCAGGCCAAGCGTGAGTCTTTGGTATACATTTGGGTCAAGCGCTTTGCTCGGCGTCCCTTGGGCGTTTTAGCAGATCTGGCTAATTCGCTAGTGCTGCGATTAGCAAACCGAATACTTAAAGAGCTTCCCCCACATTACCTGAGCAGACTGAGGGCTTTAGGGCTTTTAAGGGAGGAGAAACCAAGCAGGCTTCCCCGACTCCTACCACGTGAAGTGAGGGAACAGAAGCGCAGGatgagggagaggagagagagggagcgacgAAGAAGGGCACAAGAGATGATGCATAGAGaggatgggaggtgggagagCGGGCTTAGGAGGACATCCTCAGGAAGGAGCACAAGGGGGAAGATTGTGCCATGGAGGTAG